A region from the Ichthyobacterium seriolicida genome encodes:
- a CDS encoding cytochrome c oxidase subunit 3: MLITRDKEEKALTYKMLLYFAMVSLTMTFAGLTSAVIVRREAEDWMSVRLPSAFYWSALVIVLSSLTIHISKKYAEKKEVSATNVYLLITLFLGILFFVLQFIGFGQLIDEGVYFTGENSNIAGSFIYIITILHLAHLVAGIISLLFMIINNLRGVYRDKGILGMSLGNIFWHFLGVLWLYLVSFFYFVI, encoded by the coding sequence ATGCTAATAACTAGAGATAAAGAGGAAAAAGCTTTAACATATAAGATGCTTTTGTACTTTGCTATGGTCAGTTTGACAATGACTTTCGCTGGTCTGACTAGTGCCGTAATAGTTAGAAGGGAGGCTGAGGATTGGATGTCTGTCCGTTTGCCTTCAGCTTTTTACTGGAGTGCTTTAGTGATTGTACTGAGTAGTTTAACGATTCATATTTCTAAGAAATATGCAGAAAAAAAGGAGGTTTCTGCTACTAATGTCTACTTGCTCATCACACTTTTTTTAGGGATACTTTTTTTTGTGTTGCAATTCATAGGGTTTGGGCAATTAATAGATGAAGGAGTATATTTCACAGGGGAAAATAGCAATATAGCTGGATCTTTTATCTATATCATAACTATTTTACACCTAGCTCACTTAGTGGCAGGAATTATATCTCTTTTATTTATGATAATTAATAATCTAAGAGGTGTTTATAGGGATAAGGGGATTTTAGGAATGTCATTGGGTAATATATTTTGGCATTTTTTAGGCGTTTTGTGGTTATATTTGGTTTCATTTTTTTATTTTGTAATATAA
- a CDS encoding cytochrome c oxidase subunit 3, whose product MADMVINPDFVEERRRSPMGARYGKIMMWFFIVSDSLTFAGFLVAYGFMRYQSHGTWPIADEVFTHFPFLHGHYPMLYVALMSFILIVSSVTMVLAVDAGHKNEKNRCATWMFLTILGGLVFLLSQAWEWSNFISGSHGAMRLKSDYIALFVDNKNEKIAISDFISDQENDMDELERVRLAFSSNKDLNLRVNNEFIKNEDTAKYFQGAKIVRGANLIENEYGHTTFANFFYFITGFHGVHVFTGVLLNFIIFCNVLLGTFEKSKDYEMVEKVGLYWHFVDLVWVFVFTFFYLI is encoded by the coding sequence ATGGCAGATATGGTTATTAATCCTGATTTTGTAGAGGAGAGAAGAAGGTCTCCTATGGGAGCTCGTTATGGTAAGATTATGATGTGGTTTTTTATAGTTTCCGACTCTCTTACCTTTGCTGGTTTTTTGGTTGCGTATGGTTTTATGAGATATCAATCTCACGGAACATGGCCTATAGCTGATGAAGTATTTACTCATTTTCCTTTTTTACACGGACATTATCCAATGTTATATGTCGCTCTTATGTCTTTTATACTCATAGTGTCATCTGTAACTATGGTTTTAGCTGTAGATGCTGGTCACAAGAATGAAAAGAATAGATGTGCTACTTGGATGTTTTTGACAATATTGGGAGGACTTGTGTTTTTATTATCTCAGGCTTGGGAGTGGAGTAATTTTATAAGTGGTTCTCATGGGGCTATGAGACTAAAAAGTGATTACATAGCTCTTTTTGTGGATAACAAAAATGAAAAGATAGCCATCTCAGACTTTATTTCAGATCAAGAGAATGATATGGATGAATTAGAGAGAGTTAGATTAGCTTTTAGTTCTAATAAGGATTTAAACCTTAGGGTGAACAATGAGTTTATAAAAAATGAAGATACTGCCAAGTATTTTCAAGGCGCAAAAATTGTTAGGGGTGCAAATCTGATAGAAAACGAGTACGGTCATACTACTTTTGCTAATTTCTTTTATTTCATAACTGGATTTCACGGTGTTCACGTCTTCACTGGAGTATTGTTGAATTTTATAATATTCTGTAATGTCCTTTTGGGGACGTTTGAAAAAAGCAAGGACTACGAAATGGTAGAAAAGGTAGGTCTTTATTGGCATTTTGTAGATCTAGTATGGGTATTTGTATTTACATTTTTTTACTTGATATAA
- a CDS encoding cytochrome C oxidase subunit IV family protein, protein MGNNQHGTRWIWITFFILFAITSVEVILGIIKPSVLVDNSFIRFSLLNWTFMVLTITKAYYIVWYFMHLKEEGKIFTWSITIPLYILIPYLAFIVLVESDYINSVLFN, encoded by the coding sequence ATGGGAAATAATCAACACGGCACAAGATGGATTTGGATTACATTTTTTATCTTGTTTGCGATCACATCTGTAGAGGTAATTTTGGGAATTATTAAGCCTAGTGTGCTAGTAGATAATTCATTTATACGTTTTAGTCTGTTGAACTGGACCTTTATGGTTTTGACTATCACTAAGGCTTATTATATAGTTTGGTATTTTATGCATTTAAAGGAGGAAGGAAAAATATTTACATGGTCTATTACTATACCCTTGTATATATTAATTCCATATTTGGCTTTTATAGTATTAGTAGAGTCGGATTATATAAATTCAGTATTATTCAATTAG
- a CDS encoding SCO family protein, with protein sequence MKKLRFGLVIIILISLIWVIKELFIRRGKENSDMVVISDSSPSFSFLNQSGELVSSEDYKGKVYVVEFFFTSCPDICEKMNNNMLFVQNSFFGNADFRIVSFTVDPENDTEQVLREYGEKLGANTKIWNFLRGEKQDIYNLAQEFFISANEDKDSPGGFFHDGNFILIDKRGRIRSRFEDGNPKAVYSGTDKKDIYKLIDDIKVLLND encoded by the coding sequence ATGAAAAAATTAAGATTTGGTCTTGTAATAATTATACTGATTTCCCTTATTTGGGTAATCAAAGAGCTATTTATCAGAAGAGGAAAAGAAAACTCTGATATGGTTGTTATAAGTGATTCTTCTCCTTCTTTTTCTTTTTTAAATCAGAGTGGAGAATTGGTCTCTAGTGAGGATTATAAAGGAAAGGTTTATGTAGTAGAGTTTTTTTTCACTTCTTGTCCAGATATCTGTGAGAAAATGAATAACAACATGCTTTTTGTACAGAACAGTTTTTTTGGCAATGCAGATTTTAGAATAGTATCTTTCACGGTAGATCCTGAAAATGATACAGAACAAGTCTTGAGAGAATACGGAGAAAAATTAGGAGCAAACACCAAGATTTGGAATTTTTTAAGAGGAGAAAAGCAAGATATATATAATCTGGCCCAAGAGTTTTTTATCAGTGCTAATGAGGATAAAGATTCCCCTGGAGGCTTCTTTCACGACGGTAATTTTATATTGATAGACAAGAGAGGTAGAATAAGGAGTAGGTTCGAAGATGGTAATCCCAAAGCTGTTTATTCTGGAACTGATAAGAAGGATATATATAAGCTCATTGACGATATAAAAGTATTATTAAATGACTGA
- a CDS encoding DUF420 domain-containing protein yields the protein MTDNYFRLKRADKIFIPVISIISIIIPIVVGVLIYLPDRYNIFDMEAGTLPLFHALLNASTAVLLFIALYQIKNRRIESHKRTMLMALGLSILFLLSYVISKIQHPPVAYRGEGFYRYLYFFILITHILLSAVVVPLCLLSVYRGLTRNDKLHKKISRWTFPIWMYVAITGVLVYVMMRPYY from the coding sequence ATGACTGATAATTATTTTAGATTGAAACGAGCAGACAAAATCTTTATACCTGTAATAAGTATTATATCGATAATCATCCCCATCGTTGTAGGGGTGTTGATATACTTGCCCGATAGATATAATATTTTTGATATGGAGGCTGGTACTTTGCCTTTATTCCATGCGTTATTAAATGCTTCTACAGCTGTATTATTGTTTATCGCATTATATCAAATAAAGAATAGGCGTATAGAATCACATAAAAGAACTATGCTTATGGCTTTGGGGCTATCCATATTATTCTTATTATCGTATGTGATTTCTAAAATACAGCATCCCCCTGTTGCTTATCGGGGAGAAGGATTTTATAGATATTTGTATTTTTTTATACTCATAACTCATATATTGTTATCTGCGGTTGTGGTTCCCTTGTGTTTGCTATCTGTGTATAGAGGTTTAACTAGAAATGATAAGTTACACAAAAAAATTTCTCGTTGGACCTTTCCTATTTGGATGTATGTTGCTATAACTGGTGTGTTAGTATACGTTATGATGAGACCTTATTATTGA
- a CDS encoding polyprenyl synthetase family protein, producing the protein MDEVKELVNLINKRIEDYRDLNRSNVNDDPIDYILSLGGKRVRSTLVLMSYKLFDSNIEIAIKPALAVELFHNFSLVHDDLMDDALIRRGMPSVHVKWDTNTAILSGDTILIKSYQFLEALPAEVLKLVFSIFNTVAIEVCEGQRLDILFEDIEKIEMSEYIRMIKYKTAVLIAASLKIGAVLGNAKQKDIDLLYEFGINIGIAFQLQDDMLDLYATSVSFGKKIGGDILENKKTFLFIKALELANCTEREDLLFWFRKRESDDLKISSVKGIYDKLNVKHHICEEIEHYYHKAKTILSQVSVSEDKKAMLYDFSKKLMSRKF; encoded by the coding sequence ATGGATGAAGTAAAAGAACTGGTAAATCTCATCAATAAAAGGATAGAGGATTATAGAGATTTAAATAGATCGAATGTAAATGACGATCCTATAGATTACATATTGAGCTTGGGGGGCAAGAGAGTTCGCTCTACTTTGGTTTTAATGTCTTACAAGTTATTTGACAGTAATATAGAGATAGCTATAAAGCCAGCTTTGGCCGTGGAGTTATTTCATAATTTTTCTCTGGTCCATGACGATCTTATGGATGATGCACTTATAAGGAGAGGCATGCCCAGTGTGCATGTCAAGTGGGATACTAATACAGCTATATTATCTGGAGATACTATTCTCATAAAGTCTTATCAGTTTTTAGAAGCATTGCCTGCAGAGGTGTTGAAATTAGTTTTTTCTATTTTCAATACTGTGGCTATAGAGGTATGTGAAGGTCAAAGGCTAGATATTTTATTTGAGGATATAGAGAAAATAGAGATGTCCGAGTATATTAGAATGATAAAATATAAAACAGCGGTTTTAATAGCGGCCTCTTTGAAAATAGGGGCTGTATTGGGAAATGCAAAACAGAAGGATATTGATCTTTTATATGAATTTGGGATAAATATCGGAATAGCATTTCAGCTTCAAGACGACATGTTAGATTTATATGCTACATCTGTCAGTTTTGGTAAAAAGATAGGTGGTGATATATTGGAGAATAAAAAAACTTTTTTATTTATTAAAGCCTTGGAGCTGGCTAATTGCACTGAGAGAGAAGATCTCTTATTTTGGTTTAGAAAGAGAGAAAGTGATGACCTGAAAATAAGTTCAGTAAAAGGGATATATGATAAACTAAATGTCAAGCATCATATATGTGAGGAGATAGAGCATTACTATCACAAGGCTAAAACGATTCTCTCTCAAGTATCAGTTAGTGAAGATAAAAAAGCTATGTTGTATGACTTTTCTAAAAAGCTGATGTCTAGAAAGTTCTGA
- the htpG gene encoding molecular chaperone HtpG: MTKGKIDVTADNIFPIIKKFLYSDHEIFLREITSNAVDASKKLNVLSTIGEFKGDIGDLTIEIKVDKDGKKLHVIDKGIGMTEEEVKKYINQVAFSGAKEFVNLYKDKAEGANIIGNFGLGFYSSFMVAKKVEILTKSYKEDSKGVRWECDGSPEYTIENIDKQDRGTEIILHIADDSTEFLEESRISTLLNKYSKFLPIPIKFGTRQETKKTGEGDDAKEEKIEVDNIVNNTSPAWTKQATDLKEEDYKSFYRELYPMQFEDPLFHIHLNVDYPFNLTGILYFPRIKNNIEIQKDKIQLYQDQVFVTDNVEGIVPEFLTMLKGVIDSPDIPLNVSRSYLQSDGAVKKISGYITKKVGDKLEDLFKKDRKDFESKWDDIKVVIEYGMLSEEKFYKKAKDKYALYPTVEGEYFTFEEFKDKVKDLHKDKDGKIVLLYSSDKEAQHSYIQTARDKGYEVLLLDSPIVPHLIQKLETDNEGISFARVDSDHVDKLINKDDKPLAKLSEDEQKKLKEIIESNIEKDKYIVKIENLDSSENPFIITLPEFMRRMKEMQQVGGGGMIMGNMPDMYNVVVNANHPLISNLSKEKEDRQKELISHMLDLARLSQNLLQGKELTDFINRNYKMIK; the protein is encoded by the coding sequence ATGACAAAAGGAAAAATTGATGTAACAGCGGATAATATATTTCCAATTATCAAGAAGTTTCTGTATTCTGATCATGAGATATTTTTGAGAGAGATAACATCAAACGCAGTAGATGCTAGTAAAAAATTGAATGTTTTATCTACAATAGGAGAATTTAAGGGAGATATAGGAGATCTCACTATAGAGATTAAAGTAGATAAAGATGGAAAAAAGCTTCACGTTATAGACAAGGGGATTGGTATGACCGAAGAAGAAGTGAAAAAATATATCAATCAAGTAGCTTTTTCAGGGGCAAAGGAGTTTGTCAATCTCTACAAGGATAAGGCTGAAGGAGCAAATATAATAGGAAATTTCGGATTGGGTTTTTACTCTTCTTTTATGGTTGCTAAAAAAGTTGAGATCTTAACTAAATCGTATAAGGAAGATTCTAAAGGGGTGCGTTGGGAATGTGATGGTTCTCCTGAATATACCATAGAAAATATAGATAAGCAAGATAGAGGGACAGAGATAATATTACATATAGCCGATGACTCTACAGAGTTTTTAGAAGAGAGTAGAATAAGTACTCTATTAAATAAATACTCCAAGTTTTTGCCTATACCTATAAAATTTGGAACTAGACAAGAGACTAAAAAAACAGGTGAAGGCGATGATGCTAAAGAGGAAAAAATAGAGGTAGATAATATAGTAAACAATACTAGTCCAGCTTGGACAAAGCAAGCTACAGATCTCAAAGAGGAAGATTATAAGTCTTTTTATAGAGAATTATATCCAATGCAGTTTGAAGATCCTTTGTTTCATATACATCTGAATGTAGATTATCCATTTAATTTGACGGGGATATTGTATTTCCCAAGGATAAAAAACAATATTGAGATTCAAAAAGACAAGATTCAATTATACCAAGATCAGGTTTTTGTAACGGATAATGTAGAAGGTATAGTTCCAGAATTTTTAACTATGTTAAAAGGTGTTATCGACTCTCCTGATATACCATTAAACGTATCTAGATCTTATCTTCAGTCTGATGGAGCGGTAAAGAAAATATCGGGATATATAACTAAAAAGGTTGGAGATAAATTAGAGGATCTGTTTAAAAAAGACAGAAAAGATTTTGAATCTAAATGGGATGATATAAAAGTCGTTATAGAGTATGGAATGTTATCTGAGGAAAAGTTTTACAAAAAAGCAAAGGATAAGTACGCTCTATACCCTACAGTAGAAGGAGAATATTTCACTTTTGAGGAATTTAAAGACAAGGTTAAGGATCTTCATAAAGACAAAGACGGTAAAATAGTTTTATTGTATTCTTCTGATAAAGAGGCTCAGCATTCTTACATACAAACAGCTAGGGATAAGGGCTATGAAGTTTTATTATTAGACAGTCCTATAGTTCCACATCTCATACAGAAATTAGAAACAGATAACGAGGGTATTTCTTTTGCTAGGGTAGATTCAGATCATGTAGATAAGCTTATAAATAAGGATGACAAGCCTCTTGCTAAATTGTCTGAAGATGAGCAGAAAAAGCTCAAAGAGATAATAGAATCTAATATAGAAAAGGATAAATATATAGTTAAGATAGAAAATTTAGATTCTTCTGAAAATCCATTTATTATAACTCTACCAGAATTTATGAGAAGAATGAAAGAGATGCAACAAGTTGGGGGAGGGGGTATGATCATGGGCAATATGCCTGATATGTATAATGTAGTAGTTAATGCTAATCATCCATTGATATCAAATCTATCAAAAGAGAAGGAGGATAGACAAAAGGAATTAATTTCTCATATGTTAGATTTAGCTAGACTGTCTCAAAACTTACTGCAGGGAAAAGAGTTGACTGATTTTATAAACAGAAATTATAAGATGATAAAGTAA
- a CDS encoding DUF5018 domain-containing protein yields MFKKNYFVKSIIFSFVLLSVIIFSCDKKNIIEDDLNICIESFSLLDSENAGKKLESNIDCQINAQEHTISLTVPHTAVLDGLKFNITPCEGTTISPASGEEVNFEEVVEESIEEEATTEGADEKTTKKPSTQRYKKVFTLTKEGKSQEYTVYITKFLASDCSISSFKLEKTNNEGKIFGDRVGVISESTDTTPSTITLHVSDAATLDKALKPTIIHTGASITSGELTTDTGNNTTTINYTVTAADGKTKVYAVKYIKDLSSNNRISEFKFTKSDNDNAGLKLTRSSAGDRASDVTIDNSAGTVNVKVSTAATITALTPTITTEHTSATISPEIAAHNYADSKTYTITAEDGQTREYTVSVSKTLSNDKSMTSFKFENSVNTEKSLGQDYSAENIPAATGDADVTVNIAKIPHTVSDLTGLKPTIGLSDNATVSPGNGIAQDFTRGTPAVYTVTAQDGTTRNYNVTIPALDATAEITSFKIKQSDHSGYSNVRFPSGLTEVEGHISNTNGTHKIDISLDGEGDDSINLKPAIEFSAGATVDPASGAETTFTYGTAKTYTVTAENGAIKQYSVTVKSSNSKMKSFGFKTDAGKKIVQDIVVNSITGNTVTVKVPHDAVVTALTPEVLGNKGSKVTIKGQEKDANTEQDFSSGSATYTVTAQDGKSKTDYTVTVTRNAEPQIETFKFTTTSNNNKNLGSDDITGQINGSDIIVKVPNNADLTGLTPTVGASSTLADTNVYKGATGTTDANSTSVDFSSFHSTPVQYSAVGPAGGRKVYNVKVYKEPKIETFKFEQTENTGNTGFPTGQTYTGTIINTNLTTGTIAITVANTVNLATLKPSITVSTETGTFTSTSMDFSSGTPTVKVVNKDLTSFEKEYTVNVTKEAAPKLTSFSINANTAKGIKDNVTADLTHEEGSATGTIKLKFHKNNEHAFDLTGLSYTSSPSTGFTLTPASEISENISTGNRKITLTTTLGSTSEYTVQAVKGPYISSFKFLQSTSGNTDKNLGSDIVGTINHEDNTIKLEVLKDVTMDTGDSNKITLIPTIEVGGDSAAIEPATPTAQAFTPDGNTTVDYTVRGADNMEKGYKVSVTKKTS; encoded by the coding sequence ATGTTTAAGAAAAATTATTTTGTAAAGAGTATTATTTTCTCTTTTGTATTGTTGTCGGTAATTATTTTCTCCTGTGATAAAAAGAACATTATAGAAGACGATTTAAATATATGTATAGAATCATTTTCCCTTCTTGATTCTGAGAATGCGGGGAAAAAATTAGAGTCTAATATAGACTGTCAGATAAATGCTCAAGAGCATACTATATCATTAACAGTTCCTCATACAGCTGTTTTAGATGGCTTAAAGTTTAATATAACCCCATGTGAAGGGACTACCATATCTCCTGCTAGTGGTGAAGAAGTTAATTTTGAAGAAGTTGTAGAAGAATCTATTGAGGAAGAAGCTACCACTGAAGGGGCGGATGAGAAAACTACCAAAAAGCCTTCTACTCAACGTTATAAAAAGGTGTTTACCTTAACAAAAGAAGGGAAATCTCAAGAATATACTGTTTATATAACTAAATTTTTAGCTAGTGACTGTTCTATTAGTTCGTTTAAATTAGAGAAGACTAATAATGAAGGTAAGATTTTTGGAGATAGAGTAGGTGTTATTAGTGAATCTACTGATACTACTCCTTCTACTATAACATTACACGTGTCTGATGCTGCTACTTTAGACAAAGCGTTAAAGCCTACAATAATTCATACAGGAGCTAGTATTACTTCAGGAGAGCTTACTACTGATACAGGCAATAATACAACTACAATTAATTACACGGTAACTGCTGCAGATGGAAAAACAAAGGTTTATGCAGTAAAATATATCAAAGACTTATCTTCTAATAATAGAATTTCTGAGTTTAAGTTTACAAAGAGTGATAACGATAATGCTGGGTTGAAATTAACTAGGTCTTCTGCTGGGGATAGAGCAAGCGATGTTACAATTGATAATTCTGCTGGAACCGTAAATGTAAAAGTATCTACTGCAGCAACTATAACGGCTCTAACTCCTACTATAACTACAGAGCATACTAGTGCTACTATAAGTCCAGAAATTGCAGCTCATAATTATGCGGATTCGAAAACTTATACCATTACAGCTGAAGATGGTCAAACAAGAGAGTATACAGTGTCTGTTTCTAAGACATTATCTAATGATAAGAGTATGACTTCTTTTAAATTTGAGAATTCTGTAAATACTGAGAAATCTCTTGGCCAAGATTATTCAGCAGAGAATATACCTGCTGCTACTGGAGATGCTGATGTAACTGTGAATATTGCAAAAATTCCTCATACGGTTTCAGATTTAACAGGCCTAAAGCCTACTATAGGACTTAGTGATAATGCTACAGTAAGTCCAGGAAATGGGATAGCGCAGGATTTCACACGTGGTACGCCGGCAGTATATACTGTAACAGCTCAAGATGGTACTACTAGAAATTATAATGTAACCATTCCTGCATTGGATGCAACAGCGGAGATAACTTCTTTTAAAATTAAACAGTCAGATCATAGTGGTTATTCTAACGTGAGGTTTCCCTCAGGATTGACAGAGGTAGAAGGTCATATATCAAATACTAATGGCACTCATAAAATAGATATTTCATTAGATGGAGAAGGTGATGATAGTATAAATCTAAAACCGGCAATAGAATTTTCTGCAGGAGCTACAGTAGATCCAGCTTCTGGAGCAGAAACTACCTTTACTTATGGTACAGCCAAAACTTATACTGTAACGGCTGAAAATGGTGCTATCAAACAATATAGTGTAACTGTAAAGTCGTCAAATTCTAAGATGAAATCTTTTGGTTTTAAAACTGATGCTGGCAAAAAAATTGTTCAAGATATTGTGGTTAATAGTATAACTGGTAATACAGTAACAGTAAAGGTTCCACATGATGCAGTTGTCACAGCTTTAACCCCTGAAGTATTAGGAAATAAGGGCTCTAAGGTTACCATAAAAGGGCAAGAGAAAGATGCTAATACAGAACAAGATTTTAGTAGCGGTTCAGCAACATATACTGTAACAGCTCAAGATGGAAAAAGTAAAACTGATTACACTGTAACTGTAACTAGAAATGCTGAACCTCAGATAGAAACATTTAAGTTTACGACTACTTCTAACAATAATAAAAATCTTGGGAGTGATGATATTACAGGTCAGATTAATGGTAGTGATATAATCGTTAAAGTTCCTAATAATGCAGACTTAACTGGATTAACTCCAACTGTTGGAGCTTCTTCTACTTTGGCTGATACTAATGTATATAAAGGAGCAACTGGTACTACTGATGCTAATTCTACTTCTGTTGATTTCAGCAGCTTTCATTCAACTCCTGTACAATATAGTGCAGTGGGTCCTGCTGGAGGAAGGAAAGTTTATAATGTAAAGGTTTATAAGGAGCCTAAAATAGAAACCTTTAAGTTTGAACAGACTGAGAATACAGGTAATACTGGTTTCCCTACTGGACAAACGTATACTGGCACTATCATTAATACTAATTTAACGACTGGAACTATAGCCATCACAGTTGCTAATACGGTTAATCTAGCAACTCTAAAGCCTAGTATTACTGTCTCTACTGAGACAGGTACTTTTACATCTACTTCTATGGATTTCAGTAGTGGTACTCCAACGGTTAAAGTTGTGAATAAGGATTTAACTTCATTTGAAAAAGAGTACACTGTTAATGTGACTAAAGAAGCAGCGCCGAAGTTGACAAGTTTTTCAATAAATGCTAATACTGCAAAGGGTATTAAAGATAATGTAACTGCTGACCTAACTCATGAAGAAGGTTCTGCTACTGGAACAATAAAGTTGAAGTTTCACAAGAATAATGAACATGCTTTTGATTTAACGGGATTAAGTTACACTAGCAGTCCTAGTACAGGATTTACTTTAACTCCTGCTAGCGAAATATCAGAAAATATTAGTACTGGGAATAGAAAAATTACTCTAACAACTACTCTAGGTTCTACCTCGGAATATACTGTACAAGCAGTTAAAGGGCCTTATATTAGTTCTTTTAAATTTTTACAAAGTACCAGTGGTAATACTGATAAAAATCTAGGTTCTGATATTGTCGGAACAATTAACCATGAGGATAATACTATAAAGTTAGAAGTTCTTAAGGACGTGACGATGGATACAGGTGATAGTAATAAAATAACTCTAATTCCGACAATTGAGGTTGGAGGGGATAGTGCTGCTATTGAGCCTGCTACCCCAACTGCTCAGGCTTTTACTCCTGATGGTAATACTACTGTTGATTATACGGTAAGAGGTGCAGATAATATGGAGAAGGGTTATAAGGTTTCTGTAACTAAAAAAACTAGTTAG